In one Trichosurus vulpecula isolate mTriVul1 chromosome 8, mTriVul1.pri, whole genome shotgun sequence genomic region, the following are encoded:
- the LOC118828878 gene encoding ATP synthase F(0) complex subunit C2, mitochondrial-like, which yields MYACAKFISTPALVRSSSQMLSRPLTAVVLKWPEVRTDENLSILAASGPLTSLVPRCGFQTSAISRDIDTAAKFIGAGAATVGVAGSGAGIGTVFGSLIIGYARNPSLKQQLFSYAILGFALSEAMGLFCLMVAFLILFAM from the coding sequence ATGTACGCCTGCGCCAAGTTCATCTCTACCCCTGCCCTTGTGAGGAGCAGCTCTCAGATGCTGAGTAGACCATTAACTGCAGTGGTACTGAAATGGCCAGAGGTTCGGACAGATGAGAACCTCAGCATTTTGGCAGCATCAGGTCCCTTGACCTCACTTGTCCCCAGATGTGGATTCCAAACTAGTGCCATCTCAAGGGACATTGACACAGCAGCGAAGTTCATTGGGGCTGGGGCTGCCACTGTGGGTGTGGCCGGCTCTGGAGCTGGGATTGGGACTGTGTTTGGAAGTCTTATCATCGGTTATGCCAGGAATCCTTCCCTGAAGCAACAGCTCTTTTCCTACGCCATCCTGGGCTTTGCCCTATCTGAGGCCATGGGGCTCTTTTGCCTGATGGTggccttcctcatcctcttcgCCATGTGA